The proteins below come from a single Deltaproteobacteria bacterium genomic window:
- a CDS encoding PilZ domain-containing protein, whose product MALRASLALPPQERRQAERARICIAVRKRIGSRAVLCQASNISTRGMVLAQVSEGVEIEGEKCWLEFTLPGSEVLIAARGQILRSRRHERYELAAVRFTSLAPSHRRMIERYLDLGPNTTLPSPFGVV is encoded by the coding sequence ATGGCACTCCGCGCTTCTCTAGCCCTTCCACCGCAAGAACGACGACAGGCCGAGCGGGCTCGCATCTGCATCGCCGTGCGGAAACGCATCGGTTCCCGCGCCGTGCTCTGCCAGGCCTCCAACATCAGCACCCGGGGGATGGTGCTGGCCCAGGTCTCGGAGGGAGTAGAGATCGAGGGAGAGAAATGCTGGCTCGAGTTCACCCTGCCGGGCTCGGAGGTGCTCATCGCCGCGCGCGGGCAGATCCTGCGGTCGCGGCGCCACGAGCGCTACGAGCTGGCCGCGGTGCGCTTCACCTCGCTCGCCCCCTCCCACCGACGGATGATCGAGCGCTATCTCGACCTCGGCCCCAACACGACGCTCCCCTCCCCCTTCGGCGTGGTCTGA
- a CDS encoding RNA polymerase sigma factor, whose product MAAYAQGDRRAFEALFSRLGPRVHGFFLRRFGSPAVADDLMQLTFLKVHRARAEYRTGEPVRPWVFTIAARVRVDELRRRGRRPERTGVADLEPRIDPADPPQLDAATALEHAEKAAQVRAALEGLPESQRVVVHLHRYEGMTFDEIAKLLGTTEGAVKLRAFRAYEQLRKRLAPLIAEREAV is encoded by the coding sequence ATGGCCGCGTATGCACAAGGAGACCGACGAGCGTTCGAGGCGCTATTTTCGCGCCTCGGCCCGCGAGTGCACGGCTTCTTTCTGCGCCGTTTCGGCAGCCCGGCGGTGGCCGACGACCTGATGCAGCTCACCTTTCTCAAGGTGCATCGGGCGCGGGCCGAGTATCGCACCGGGGAGCCGGTCCGCCCGTGGGTCTTTACCATCGCGGCACGCGTGCGCGTGGACGAGCTGCGCCGGCGCGGGCGGCGTCCCGAACGCACGGGGGTTGCGGACCTCGAGCCGCGCATCGATCCCGCGGACCCACCGCAGCTGGACGCGGCGACAGCGCTCGAACACGCCGAGAAGGCGGCCCAGGTCAGGGCCGCGCTCGAGGGACTGCCGGAGTCGCAGCGCGTCGTCGTGCATCTCCACCGGTATGAAGGAATGACGTTCGATGAGATTGCGAAGCTGCTCGGGACCACGGAGGGTGCGGTGAAGCTGCGTGCCTTTCGGGCCTACGAACAGCTCCGCAAGCGATTGGCCCCGCTCATCGCCGAAAGGGAGGCGGTGTGA
- a CDS encoding protein kinase: MSLMICPACHREFDQGYLKCPYDGTPLVDARSAAAHDPFIGRQLAGTYQLVRLLGMGGMGSVYEARHVRLDTAFAVKLLHPQLSLNEELIARFHREARSASQLKHPHILEVFDVNKTEDGIHYIIEEYLAGQPLADLLAAEPVLPVERGVAILVQVCDAMAAAHKKGIVHRDLKPENIFLVDDPVRPDFVKVLDFGIAKMQQEGAKQLTQTAQVMGTPDYISPEQAADSKAVDARSDIYSTGVVVYRVFTGRLPYEIENPMLALEAVKVQDPVPPRQRRPDLPAPIEAVIAKAMARNPADRFATMTDLRLALLAVPTQLGLHGGAIPQTMRHTPVPRTHVSGHGAARADATGPRDNVPTAPTAPGVPPGRTGPPWPDARITPGRMTPDFSGQLGARTGHDASARKKPPVALLSALLVLLGGGGYAVYRVTRPATTVQSDAGLPRAADAGRASSPDAAAPRPDAEATRRADAAAVASDAAGTVHATARATVRIKAATLTIGRDDGTELERPSHSCTVADVELDRAEVSQGAFATFLASPAGAPLRKDKRWRGFKPAGEAALRSVTQVTWREADRYCRSRPGRRLPTEAEWELAAREHAAEFTKIIGGVGEWVADKFGAYTKTCGKRTTPPPKFRYGGAWTKLRVIRGGSDRDPKSQLTPTHRFVFLEDKGLPMVGFRCAHDVR, encoded by the coding sequence ATGTCCTTGATGATCTGTCCCGCCTGCCACCGCGAGTTCGATCAGGGCTATCTGAAGTGCCCGTACGACGGCACGCCCCTCGTGGACGCGCGCTCCGCGGCGGCGCACGACCCCTTCATCGGTCGGCAGCTCGCCGGGACCTACCAGCTCGTGCGCCTGCTCGGCATGGGCGGGATGGGCTCGGTCTACGAGGCGCGGCACGTGCGCCTGGACACGGCCTTCGCGGTGAAGCTCCTGCACCCGCAGCTCAGCCTCAACGAGGAGCTCATCGCGCGCTTCCACCGCGAGGCGCGCTCCGCGAGCCAGCTCAAGCATCCTCACATCCTCGAGGTCTTCGACGTCAACAAGACCGAGGACGGCATCCACTACATCATCGAGGAGTATCTCGCCGGTCAGCCGCTCGCCGACCTGCTCGCCGCCGAGCCCGTGCTCCCCGTCGAGCGCGGCGTGGCGATTCTGGTGCAGGTCTGCGACGCCATGGCCGCGGCGCACAAGAAGGGGATCGTGCACCGCGACCTGAAGCCCGAGAACATCTTTCTGGTCGACGATCCGGTGCGGCCGGACTTCGTGAAGGTGCTCGACTTCGGCATCGCGAAGATGCAGCAGGAGGGGGCGAAGCAGCTCACCCAGACCGCGCAGGTGATGGGGACGCCCGACTACATCTCGCCCGAGCAGGCCGCGGACAGCAAGGCCGTGGACGCCCGCAGCGACATCTACTCGACCGGCGTGGTGGTCTACCGCGTTTTCACCGGGCGCCTGCCGTACGAGATCGAAAACCCCATGCTGGCGCTCGAGGCGGTGAAGGTGCAGGACCCGGTGCCGCCGCGTCAGCGTCGCCCCGACCTCCCCGCGCCCATCGAGGCGGTCATCGCGAAGGCCATGGCGCGCAACCCGGCCGACCGCTTCGCCACGATGACCGACCTGCGCCTCGCGCTGCTCGCCGTTCCAACGCAGCTCGGCCTCCACGGCGGCGCGATCCCGCAGACCATGCGGCACACGCCCGTGCCCCGCACGCACGTGAGCGGGCACGGTGCCGCGCGGGCCGACGCCACGGGACCACGGGACAACGTTCCCACCGCGCCGACAGCTCCGGGCGTTCCCCCGGGGCGGACGGGTCCCCCGTGGCCCGACGCGCGCATCACGCCGGGGCGCATGACCCCTGACTTCTCGGGGCAGCTCGGTGCGCGCACGGGGCACGACGCCTCCGCGCGCAAGAAGCCGCCCGTCGCGCTCCTATCCGCCCTGCTCGTGCTCCTCGGCGGCGGAGGCTATGCCGTCTACCGCGTGACGCGGCCCGCGACGACCGTGCAGTCCGATGCCGGTCTGCCGCGTGCGGCCGACGCGGGTCGCGCTTCCTCGCCCGACGCGGCGGCGCCCAGGCCCGATGCGGAGGCGACGCGCCGGGCTGACGCGGCGGCTGTCGCGAGCGATGCGGCGGGGACGGTGCACGCCACGGCGCGCGCCACGGTGCGCATCAAGGCGGCCACGCTGACCATCGGTCGCGACGACGGCACCGAGCTCGAGCGGCCGAGCCACTCCTGCACCGTGGCCGACGTCGAGCTGGATCGCGCAGAGGTCTCGCAGGGGGCCTTCGCCACCTTCCTCGCCAGTCCGGCCGGCGCGCCGCTGCGCAAGGACAAGCGCTGGCGGGGCTTCAAACCCGCCGGCGAGGCCGCGCTTCGTTCGGTCACCCAGGTGACCTGGCGCGAGGCCGACCGCTACTGCCGGAGCCGCCCCGGGCGACGTTTGCCGACGGAGGCCGAGTGGGAGCTCGCCGCGCGCGAGCACGCCGCGGAGTTCACGAAGATCATCGGTGGCGTCGGGGAATGGGTGGCCGACAAGTTCGGCGCCTACACCAAGACCTGCGGCAAGCGGACCACGCCGCCGCCCAAGTTCCGCTACGGCGGGGCCTGGACCAAGCTGCGCGTCATCCGCGGCGGCAGCGACCGCGATCCGAAATCCCAACTGACCCCTACCCACCGCTTCGTATTTCTCGAGGACAAGGGCTTGCCGATGGTCGGTTTCCGGTGCGCCCACGACGTGAGGTGA